The window CTCTTCTTACTCAAATATGTTCCCTCCTCTTTGGTCTTGCAGAGAATCAGAAGACACGCGACCACAGAGAGGACTGACACCGCTCTCCCCCAATGAGATACGAGTCAATTGATTACATGGAAAACGAGCAATCGAGAGTGGGGGCCGAGTTCCTGAAGCAATTCCCCACATACGCACGCCTTCCATCCCTTCCAGGGGCCAAGGACTAGCGAGCGGATTGTCATTACAAGCGTCCGAGGGAAGCAGCCCTGCTGCAACAATGCAGTGGAGACGACGCCATTGCTGTGCGCACACGGCTAAATTTCTCTACCTCCTCTCACTGTTGGGTCTGCTGGTCTTTCTGGTCCACCAGGTGTGGCTGCCCAAGCTCACGGGGAAGCCGTGGGGGGGAGGCCATCCTTTGGTGTCCTTTGGCGGCGATGAACTTCGCGCCACCAGACCCGAATGGAACCTGAGCGCGCCGCAATCGGCATGGCGGTTCGTCCGCGTTCCTCGGCAGGTGCTCACATCCGACGCCAACGTCAGTTCCCCCGAGAAGGAGGGTGTCCGGTCTCCTCAGGGAGACGCGGGTTTGCAAAACACTAGCACAGGTGTGGAGGGAGAGCTCGGCGGCGGTGTGACCCGCGGCCCTTTCCCTTACGTCATCAACGAGCCGGACAAATGCGCCGGGGGCAGAGCGGCACCGTTTCTGGTGCTGCTTATAGCCACGGAGGCTCGGCAGGTGGAGGCGAGAAATGCCATCCGGCAGACATGGGGCAACGAGAGCGGCGCTCCCGCCCAGGGACTCGTCCGGCTGTTTCTGCTGGGGACGAACGAAGGAGAGCTGGGACTTTTACAGCAAAGGATGCTGGAAGCAGAAAGCCGGAGGTATCGCGACATCATTCAGCAGGACTTTGTAGATTCCTACAAAAACTTGACCATGAAGACACTGATGGGAATGAACTGGGTGGCAGTTCACTGCCCACAAGCTGGCTACGTCATGAAGACGGACAGCGACGTCTTCGTCAACACAGAGTACCTCGTTCACAAGCTGCTCGGCCCCGACCAGCAGCTGAGGAAGAACTACTTCACGGGCAACAACATGAGAGGCTACGCACCCAACCGGAACAAAAACAGCAAGTGGTACATGTCTCCGGAGCTGTACCCGAGTGACAAGTATCCCACCTTCTGCTCCGGGACCGGTTACGTCTTCTCTGGAGACCTGGCGAGAAAGATCTATCGGGTATCCCTGCGGGTCCGCCGATTGCATTTGGAGGATGTGTACGTGGGAATATGCCTGGCTGAGCTCCGGATCGAGCTCACTCCTCCACCCAACGAGTTCCTATTCAACCACTGGCGCGTGTCTTATTCCAGCTGCAAGTACAGCCACCTGATCACGTCACATGGGTTTCATCCCAATGAACTGCTTAAATACTGGCATCATCTTCAGAGTAACAAACACAATGCCTGCATAAACACAGCGAGAGGAGGAAGGGCAACTTGAATGCAATAAACAGAGACTCAGCAAATTCCTGGGAACATGTTAAAACCGCTGCATAAAAGGTTGTGTAAAAGCTGATGTCTGCTTTGTGCTTTGTGTCAAATATTTTGTACCAACCAGATGAAAAATGTTTCTGTATGTTTGAGTCAAACCATTGGAGAGTTTATGGGCACCATAATATTGTATATGTTTCACTGTGGTGCAAAGTCATAATTTTGTCATAATGAAAGTTGTGTTTCGTACATTTTGCCTTGCAAATACAGGCTGCACtaaaaccaaataaatataaataaaacaaatatcccCACATCATTTCAAAagacattaaaacatgaattatgCTACTAGATGTCAAATTGCTGACAAAACCATGTGGGACAAGCCACTTTTTGAgtacaaaatatatttctggGAATTGCATTTGAAAAATTACATTTGAGGACTTGTGGCACTAAATACTTATTGCTTTGTTTGATACAGATGCTTGATTGTGTGCCTAAACATTTTACGTTTAAATCACCTGTAATATGAATATAACAACTAAGTGGgtaaaatctaataaaacagTGTCTAGAACAATTTGGAGgtttataaatatgtattatacTGTAATGAAGCCTTGTAAAGCAGGAAAAGACAATTTGGAGATGCTACAATACCAAAAACGAAGGCAATACCTCGATCTGTTGCAGAGCCCTACATTGAGGCTTGGATTAGCAGCTTGTCTAGCAGATCACAATAAACTATAAATGGAACATCTGGATTGTGCAAAGTGACTTCAGGGTCAATCCACTCTGGATTagtctaaaaaaaaacctgcaaatgTTTCATAGTCAGCATTGCTTAAGACGACAGAAAGTCTGCGGTCtttcacacacagagagcacaTTGTGTCTTGGATCAAATGAAAGTAAGATGTTTGTGGGTCACTGTCCGGCTAATGGTAGTCTACATCTAAAAGCAAATACCAGCATTTGGGTTTTGCccagatcccccccccacctcccaccgcTTGTCTTTGTTTATCTAACTATGTATTCCCGCTGTAAAGAAGGAAAACTTTAAGTAGCCTTGAAGCATAACACTGTATGTTTTCAATGAGTCTCCTGCTTGCAGTTAATATGTAATAAATGATTTTACGCTTTTGGCGAGTGAGCATTTTTCTAACAATTAAGTCGTCTAATCTTCAAACAGCCAGGTTTTGTTCTTACCGTCACTGACTTCAGGGTCATGCCGTGGTAGGTTCCCATGGTATCGATCTTGAAACCCTCCGtttctgtgaaataacacaGGGGAAGTTCTTGGTTACTGGCAGAACAAAACAGTATTTTCAAGTGTAATTAAATCGAATGCCTGAAAATGCAACTAACCAGATTGATTTTTGGAATTGAAAGATgcaatcaaaacaaatattcacTACTCATTTTTAGTTGCATGtcctttttattgtgtttatttttctgaaaagtACAATCCCTGTAAAATGCAACCGAAAATGACTGTTGACGGCTGACGATGTGACTGAGAGCACAAGGTGACAGGAGGAAACAGCTGTGGGACTTTTATTGTCTGCAGGCCAGAAGATCTCTTCAGCACGAccatattatatttaaaaaaagatgcagaCTGCGAATGTGTAAATTAACAAGCTCATAATATTGCTGCCCCTTCAAGGGCATGAAAAAATGACTGATTACATTCAGGCACTCCGAAGTTTCTGGGTTAAGATGCTAAAATGTATTCTGACTGAACAGAACTATCACAACACTCATTGGGGAAATTATAGCATTTATGATCATTTAAGCATTATTCTTCCAGCTGCCCCCAGGcgctgtaaaaatgtaatataacaaCATCGTTCAAGTTGTAAGCAGGCTTACTATCATGTTATAATCCCAAACAGCATGAATAAAAGCACCAGTAGCAAAGCGCTGCGTGGAGATTACAGGTGCACAACCCCGCTCTGTCGCACAACACGCAGCTGAAGATGATTAGGGTGTAAATTTGATAATCACGTATGCTAAAGATGACATAAGCAGGTTGTTGTTGCAGTTTTGGAAATGTAATTCATGGTGCTGTTAGATTACCACTGCATGGCCCCGTCTTTGTATGTGGGAGACCAAACTGCTGTGTGGAGGTCTCACACAGGTGTGAATCAAATCCAAGTTATGTTGACGCCCAGATCAATGATCagttaacaatgttttccttAAATGCCTCGCACACATGCAACTCTTTTAAACCTTTTGGATAAAAATTAGCTACAGAAGAACAGAGGAAACTCACCCTCTTTTCCTTTGAATCGCTCCTGATCGTATCTGTTGTAGGCAGCTGGGACGGGCTGCTTGTTCCTTAGGGACGGGTcctggaaacaaaaacataacattttttaaagacatTGCATTGAAAATCTGTTCAATTGGTTAAGATATATTATTTGACAAAAAGAAATGGGAAAATTAACAATTTCCCAGTTCCCAGTAAATGACTGACATATTCcgtttacatgcacacacagaattCTGTTCTCACCACTTGGGTCGTGTTCTGTGCGGGTCTCTGCTCTGGTGCTCGCCCTTCTTCTCTGGCTTTCACTGACTGAAGGATGGCAAAGATGTTCTTGGAGAAGTTCTGCAGAGGAGCAGTACAGAACAAAATTATTATCATTTAGTGAACACCACCCAGGTCTGAGAGTGCCAACCTGAAGATTTCAGTGTAAAACACTGTACCACATGAAACCGCTCTTCATTAGGATTAAATTTAAAACACACCTGGCTAGTAATTAACATGAGCCTTCACATTTTCTATTCAATATTACATATGAAAACATTGAATACCCTGTAATGCACAAGATACCAATATATTAGAGTTCAGTCAGACGTAAGTCTTCAGGCAACAAAGGTGATCTGAACAGCAGTGGGACATAACACTGAATTAATattgtgaaaatgaatacaaaagttGTCCATTTCAAGGTTTCtcaaaaaaaatgctttttttttaaagcagttgTCAAACGGAGCGAGAAATGTCAAAactgataaataaaaaatcgTGGTGAGAGAATACATCAGGACAGTGGTAATTGCTCCAAGCATACAGCCATTAAATACTATAATGGTTAGGAAAGAGCATATTAAAAGTCCTCCTGTTTGCCTTtgaatatgtattttaaatacaaactcTGAAAAATATTCTattgctgccatctagtggtggaACTCGTCACCTCACTTGATTCGGTATTTACACAGTTGGGCTATTGTGAAGTATTTCCCACACTCAACCCCATTGTCCAAGGGAGTTCAGCAGGATTGCGTAAAATGTGTACAGTATCAACCTACTCAAAAGTGCCTTGACAGTGTGAATCGTTAGAAATGGCAATATTTGACAAAATTGCtatcaagaaagaaagaacattgTTTGCATAGAAGTATCCTTGTGGTTCGAAGGTCAGTGGACTCTGACCTTCCCAGTGCTCTGGAGGATGGTTGTCCTGGTCCTCcaaactctctctctgctgacgATATCTCTAGTGACATCCACCTCAGCGTCCACAAAGCTTCTCTGCTTCAGGGTTATGTCATCATCCAGATCCGTTTTGATGGTGGATCGTTTTTTCGCCATAATCTTGGCTTTAATGGCTGCGATTTTCTCCACCGACATGGCCTCAGACAGTGACCTGAAAAAGAGAAGTTAAGACCTTGATCAGTTAATACTGACACTGAGGTATGTTGAATAGAGATCACAATTAATCTGAATGATTAACTAATCAACTTTGGGAAGATAATGGCCAGGAAGCCCATTATGCATATCCAGGGGTTACAAGTCCATTATACCTGATCTGGTCAGTCTGCACGATGCCCTCTTTGTGACCCTCCAGGCGGGCAGCCAGTCGCTCCTTGTCCAGACGCACTCGTTCCTCATCCTGAAGAGGTAAGCAGTGCACACAACATCAACAGATTGCTGAATATTATAAGATGCAACAATAGATCCCCATGGTTTGCCCAAAGAAATGTTTTGctaattgcaaaaaaataccgTTATCAATTACAAAAAGTACAGAAGGAACATTTCTGGTTTCTACCAATAAACTGTAGACTAAATGGACAATTAAACCTTTCAATATGCACCAGATAGAGAAACTACTCCAGAGCTCCACAGACCAACATTTGGGAGTATCGTGCTAAAGCAACTTTTGTGGAAGAGATTCATCAGTTTACCTCAATCCTGGGTTTTTTGGCTTCAGAAGATACCTCATCCGCTGCCCTTTTCACTATGAAGCAGAACAGTGGTATTAATTCAAAGCACCACGTTCCATTCGCTTTCATAGCAACTCTCCAGCCTGCCGACTACATCGACATTCCTAATACACATCTAatagaaaatatttttgaaaatgtgaccCACTAGGAGGATTAGCAGAAGATACAATTCACTAAGTTGCAGCAAAGACTGCAATAACAATACATCTGTTCACGCAACAGATATGTTGTGAGCTTACCTTGCGTTGGCCTTTGCAAACCTATTTCTATGGGGGCACTTCTGTCGATACTTGTTGATGTAGCtatgaaaagacaaaataagaAACGGCATCAATTAGTTACCGTGTAAACCAACTACAGTCAAGATCCTCCTCGTACGGCTTCATCAAAGTTACTTACAACTCTCCCCATTGAGATACGACAGTAAGCCTTTTCGATCGGGTCGTCTGACAACCGGGATGTTCTCGGTCTATCAACGGCATAAAAGGatgtcacacaaaaacacttctgGGGCAAAAAATTGGATTGAAATTAAAAGTCGTTAAGAGGCAGAAAAAGAGGATCAATTTACAGATTGCCCTCAAATAGGCACATTGAGGCACTGACAGGTTAAGGCACTTTGATGGTTTCAGTCACTTACTGCAGCTCTTCGCACGTAGGATGGATGCGGAAGATGCACATTGTTGAGCAAGAACAAGATAGAGTCCAAAGTATAGTACTCTTTGGGTTGCCCCTCTTTGCCGGTACTGAGGGTAGaaacaagagagaaaaaaacatttggaaagCACCCAAACCTCAACATTTCATCGTCATAGAACATGACTCATGTGCAGGTTACACCTTAAGTTAAATCTTCAGTGTAGAAATCCTTAATACGAACCTAAAGTAACGTTAAGTTTACTTGCTCAAAGTAACAAACACTGGATTCAAAATCAAATGGACGCAGAACTACGTTGCAGTTAACGTCAATAATTGGTGACTAAAGTTAATCCTTCGGCAACAACATTTTTGGCGTTACATGACCAACGTTGCCTTAATCAAAGTTGCTATTAGTTATAAGTGATATCACGAGCAAAAGTAACGTATACTCGCTCAATCCACTGGAGCCCTGACTCAATGGGAACACAACTCAAGGATCGGCAACGCTCAGGTTAGCATCACAATGCTAGTACACTTAGCTAACAGTAGATCTCTCAATAACAAGTTTAAAACTACCATTACATACAAACTAAAACAGATCTCTGCTAAGTGTGACGCGTTTTAATTTAGACACAATATCTATGTAAAACGCCAAAGTTACCAAAGAGTGCTTAAAgtttcatgtaacgttacaacAGTGAGGAGTCGAGTTAGGTTAGCATCTTAGCATCTAGCTAGCGAGCCTTCCGCAGTTAACGGCACCAGAAGGCACCGATGAGCTTGAGCCTTCAGGAGCGATTGAGAGCTAGTTTGGCACTGACATACCCCCAGATTATGTAGTTGGTCTTCACATTTTTCGGCCAGGAGAACTCTCCAAATATAACTTCATCTCCTTTAGCGACGATTTCTTTTTTCTGGATGTTATACAGACGGAGAACACTCAACACGTCCGCCATCTTCACTTGTCCTGATGTAGCGCGTCAGCGAGGCCCCCAGTTATCAACACCAGGTGGCCTCTCGACTGCCTGATCCGTTTAAAACTTTAAAGAATGCCCGTCAAAGCTAACATAATTAATTTCTTCGTATTTTCCAGATCGAATAAAAATATACGGTGTTAGTATGGATGTGATTGTTCAGTGGTGTatcaaaccaaaaataaaatgtaaatttcctttaagacaaaaaacgACATTATTTGAAAAGCAGCTAATTGTTTATTAGGGGTTTACATTGCCACTATATTCAAGTACTTACCAGTTTGGCCCCATGGATGCAGCAGACAATAATGAATCATGGTGGTGAGATATTTGTGATCTACCATGATACGtcttaatataaatataatgtgcTTCAACTATGACAATTGTATTAATGATCCAATAAACATATGTTAAATAAATTAGGATGAATAGGGTTCAGTGTAAAATATGAGAATAAGTCGATTTCTCCAAATTAGACAACCAACTTTAAGACCCAGAGATTGacattattgtttaaataaagacAATTTTAAATAATCcttccaaaaaaacacatcacattTAAGAGCAACAATGATATTCTTTTATAGGATACAGTCGACAAAGTGCAAACAGACAActcagttaaaaaaataaaactgtcaatgggggaaataaaatgtaaataacaaaaagggTTCCTAAAGGCCAAAAAGGCAAGAGTTGTGACATGAATATTACTATAAGAAACATTTTCAGTTTAAGTAACTTAAACTACTTTTCGCAGTCAATAGAATACATTAGTTATTTGACTTAAGGTGCTTTGTTTCACTTCCCGTATTTCACACTACATATGTTCATAAGTTATAACAATACTACATAAGTCCCAGGGACAggttttcaaattcaaaatgttaCATACAACCTTCTAAAATCATACAAGGAACCACTGCAAGTCCTCATAAAGTAAACATATGTTTTCACTAAGCCTCAAACATGGACGCTTACGTTATTCCTCTTATTAAATCTGCCAACATATCGCTATATTAGGGCAGAAGTTAGTGTACAATGCATGCCGTCTCACTAAGAACCATCAATTTTAAACTCTTTCAAAATTATCGGAATATAAATGTAGAAAGCATTTCCAGTGTTGTCCACCCAGCTGCAAACGTTGTCAATTGACTTGTAAGTTACAGGATTTAAATACGTAAATCGGAATAGTAAAtgacaaacattttttgggttAGTGCTGTTTTAGGGGACTCTACATGCCGAGTGAGACACACTAGTAGACCGTGAAACATTCTTTTGTGCGCTAACGTCACGAATAAGAGACAGAGCAATTACTTAACTAGATCAGATCAAGGGATAGGTTACGAATGACACTCAAAGCTTCAAGGTCAAAGCCAAAAAGAAATACGCACAATCAATTCTTATTTCCTTTTGGTCTTTGATTTTGCAAAAAGCATATGTAGGCCTGCTCTTGTTTACTTAAAAATTGTCtc is drawn from Gasterosteus aculeatus chromosome 3, fGasAcu3.hap1.1, whole genome shotgun sequence and contains these coding sequences:
- the cdc73 gene encoding parafibromin, yielding MADVLSVLRLYNIQKKEIVAKGDEVIFGEFSWPKNVKTNYIIWGTGKEGQPKEYYTLDSILFLLNNVHLPHPSYVRRAATENIPVVRRPDRKGLLSYLNGESSTSTSIDRSAPIEIGLQRPTQVKRAADEVSSEAKKPRIEDEERVRLDKERLAARLEGHKEGIVQTDQIRSLSEAMSVEKIAAIKAKIMAKKRSTIKTDLDDDITLKQRSFVDAEVDVTRDIVSRERVWRTRTTILQSTGKNFSKNIFAILQSVKAREEGRAPEQRPAQNTTQVDPSLRNKQPVPAAYNRYDQERFKGKEETEGFKIDTMGTYHGMTLKSVTEGASARKAQTPALQPVPRPVSQARPPPNQKKGSRTPIVIIPAATTSLITMLNAKELLQDLKFVTPEEKKKQGIQRDNEVLLQRRKDQIQPGGTTLSVTVPYRIIDQPLKLAPQDWDRVVAVFVQGPAWQFKGWPWLLPDGSPVDIFAKIRAFHLKYDEAKTDPNVQKWDVTVLELSRHRRHLDRPVFLRFWETLDRYLVKHKAHLRF
- the LOC120816537 gene encoding beta-1,3-galactosyltransferase 2 gives rise to the protein MQWRRRHCCAHTAKFLYLLSLLGLLVFLVHQVWLPKLTGKPWGGGHPLVSFGGDELRATRPEWNLSAPQSAWRFVRVPRQVLTSDANVSSPEKEGVRSPQGDAGLQNTSTGVEGELGGGVTRGPFPYVINEPDKCAGGRAAPFLVLLIATEARQVEARNAIRQTWGNESGAPAQGLVRLFLLGTNEGELGLLQQRMLEAESRRYRDIIQQDFVDSYKNLTMKTLMGMNWVAVHCPQAGYVMKTDSDVFVNTEYLVHKLLGPDQQLRKNYFTGNNMRGYAPNRNKNSKWYMSPELYPSDKYPTFCSGTGYVFSGDLARKIYRVSLRVRRLHLEDVYVGICLAELRIELTPPPNEFLFNHWRVSYSSCKYSHLITSHGFHPNELLKYWHHLQSNKHNACINTARGGRAT